In one window of Bizionia sp. M204 DNA:
- a CDS encoding phosphoheptose isomerase, which produces MKREDADKLLHEKVEAGEKVSPILPEGVKNYLIDIDGTITEDVPNEEPERMGTCEPYPDALITCNKWYDEGHLICFFTSRTEDHRDVTEKWLHKHGFKFHSLLMGKPRGGNYHWIDNHLVKATQYKGKFTDLVDKKVTIQVFDDGQHE; this is translated from the coding sequence ATGAAAAGAGAAGACGCAGATAAATTATTGCATGAAAAGGTTGAAGCAGGCGAAAAAGTAAGTCCTATTTTACCGGAAGGCGTAAAAAATTATTTAATAGATATTGATGGTACCATTACAGAAGATGTGCCAAATGAAGAACCTGAACGCATGGGAACATGTGAACCCTATCCAGATGCGTTAATAACCTGCAATAAATGGTATGACGAAGGTCATTTAATTTGTTTCTTCACTTCCAGAACTGAAGACCACCGGGATGTTACTGAAAAATGGCTACATAAACATGGATTTAAATTCCATAGCCTATTAATGGGCAAACCAAGAGGCGGCAATTATCACTGGATAGATAACCATTTGGTAAAGGCCACGCAATACAAAGGGAAATTTACAGATTTAGTCGATAAAAAAGTCACCATCCAAGTTTTTGATGATGGTCAACATGAATAA
- a CDS encoding transporter: MSKNTFRNFWIILWLMGLNSYVFSQDIEPRRWTPLPLGTHVIGAGYAFANSDIYFDPVLQTEDVKQNMDIIAVSYVQPFKIGNKLARVDVTIPYVFGKWEGKISGEPKTLNRQGFADPRIRVSLNLIGPNAMNRVEMMEYIKANPVNTMLGVSLAVNFPLGQYAEDRLINLGNNRFIIRPQIGMVHNWGGVVL, translated from the coding sequence ATGAGTAAAAATACATTTAGAAATTTTTGGATTATTCTGTGGTTAATGGGTTTAAATTCTTATGTTTTTTCACAGGATATAGAGCCACGTCGTTGGACGCCTTTGCCATTAGGAACGCATGTTATTGGTGCAGGTTATGCCTTTGCTAACAGTGATATTTATTTTGATCCGGTTTTGCAAACTGAAGATGTAAAACAAAATATGGACATTATTGCCGTTTCTTATGTACAGCCTTTTAAAATTGGGAACAAATTAGCGCGTGTGGATGTTACAATTCCTTATGTTTTTGGAAAATGGGAAGGTAAAATTTCTGGAGAACCTAAAACGCTTAACAGACAAGGGTTTGCGGATCCTAGAATTCGTGTTTCTTTAAATTTAATTGGACCCAATGCCATGAATAGGGTTGAAATGATGGAATATATAAAAGCCAACCCAGTAAATACCATGTTAGGTGTGTCATTAGCCGTTAATTTTCCTTTGGGGCAGTATGCGGAGGATCGCTTAATTAATTTGGGTAATAATCGTTTTATTATTAGACCGCAAATAGGAATGGTTCATAATTGGGGGGGCGTGGTCTTATGA
- a CDS encoding putative LPS assembly protein LptD, giving the protein MAIQKPSHTFTKIHLKALRTNNFHILFALSFTVFINTFGFAQDLPKSGIQVESSTDNDSLNVSVGDALKPITSEKGQDSTLNDTVKPKQELLTGPIKYRATDYTSFNNKEQKLYMYNEAEVYYEDMELKAGIIVIDYNTNTVFAKGIIDSTGLYTQAPIFKQAENEVKPDSIKFNTVTEKALIYNSNTQQGDIKIFAPITKKVNDSVIFLYKGRFTTAKDIENPEYYFQASKIKIVPGEKIVVGVTNMVIADVPTPLGLPFGFFPLTNKQTSGVIIPTFGEESNRGYFIQNGGYYFALSDYFDLAVLGDYYTNGSYGLRMESAYASRYKFRGNLGFRYENLINSERGFPDYGKSNIYNIRWSHAQDQKANPNSRFSASVNLGSSKYYQTSINQVNAPSFLNNTLASSVSYSKTFQGEPQVNLSATATHSQNTNTEVINMTLPTVQASVSRIFPFAPKEGIKKGIIQNVNFQYNVRAENRIQTTDSLFFKKEMWDSAENGVKHTIPLTTNFKVFKYLSLSASTSYDETWVFETVNKYYDPDEKKVVTESEKGFDAFRTYNFNTSLGTTLYGMFDFRKAGKDPKIQQIRHVMRPSVSYNINPSFSNYYQTYEVVSADGLTVTEEEYTRFEGGIFGIPNNRYSSSIGMSLSNNIEAKVRNRDSTATEGKKIKLLDNLNFSTAYNLAGDSLNWSPLRMSGGTQILNNKMSINFGATLDPYALDNNNSKIDKFNIDNGGSLFRLTSANITMSYSISSNDFDGTENDRSTAENLRSGGRADDLFGRAQDFSDQSYYDKDDDDKERTPSKLYTNKIPWNIRLAYAANYTNTRRENEISSHSLMFSGDVEIAPQWTFGASSGYDFKNNGFTYTQLRFERDLLSWRMNFSWVPFSTRSSWYFFIGIKSNILKDIKYDKRRQPDQRL; this is encoded by the coding sequence TTGGCAATTCAAAAACCGAGCCATACTTTTACAAAAATACATTTAAAAGCGTTGCGTACAAACAACTTTCACATACTTTTTGCCCTAAGTTTTACAGTGTTTATCAACACGTTTGGCTTTGCTCAAGATTTGCCAAAATCGGGAATACAGGTAGAATCAAGCACCGATAACGATAGCTTAAATGTGAGTGTTGGTGATGCTTTAAAACCAATAACCTCTGAAAAAGGACAAGACTCCACGCTTAATGATACGGTAAAGCCTAAGCAAGAGTTGCTTACGGGCCCCATAAAATACAGAGCTACAGATTATACATCCTTTAATAATAAGGAACAAAAATTGTACATGTACAATGAAGCCGAAGTGTATTATGAAGACATGGAACTTAAGGCTGGAATTATTGTTATTGATTATAATACCAATACAGTTTTTGCAAAAGGAATTATAGATTCCACAGGGTTATACACGCAAGCGCCTATTTTTAAACAAGCAGAAAATGAGGTGAAACCCGATTCTATAAAATTTAATACGGTTACAGAAAAGGCTTTAATTTATAATTCCAATACCCAACAAGGCGATATTAAAATATTTGCGCCTATTACCAAAAAAGTAAACGATTCTGTTATATTTCTCTATAAAGGTCGTTTTACAACAGCAAAAGATATTGAAAACCCAGAGTACTATTTTCAAGCGAGTAAAATAAAAATTGTACCTGGCGAAAAAATTGTGGTAGGAGTTACTAATATGGTAATAGCCGATGTACCAACACCTTTAGGTTTACCATTTGGTTTTTTTCCTTTAACAAATAAGCAAACATCAGGTGTTATTATTCCTACTTTTGGAGAAGAAAGTAATCGTGGGTATTTTATTCAGAATGGTGGTTATTATTTTGCGTTAAGTGATTATTTTGATTTGGCTGTCCTCGGTGACTATTACACAAACGGTAGTTATGGTTTACGAATGGAAAGTGCTTATGCCAGCAGGTATAAATTTCGTGGTAACTTGGGATTTCGGTATGAAAACCTCATTAATAGTGAACGTGGTTTTCCGGACTATGGAAAATCCAATATTTATAATATTCGTTGGTCCCATGCACAGGACCAAAAGGCCAATCCAAACTCACGGTTTTCAGCATCCGTCAATTTAGGAAGTAGTAAATATTACCAAACATCTATAAATCAGGTTAATGCTCCTAGTTTTTTAAATAATACATTAGCATCATCTGTATCCTATTCCAAAACCTTTCAAGGTGAACCCCAAGTTAATTTAAGTGCTACTGCTACCCATTCGCAAAACACAAATACTGAAGTCATTAATATGACATTACCTACTGTTCAAGCTAGTGTAAGTCGAATTTTCCCTTTTGCACCGAAAGAAGGAATTAAGAAAGGTATTATTCAGAATGTTAATTTTCAGTATAATGTACGTGCCGAGAACAGAATTCAAACTACGGATTCTCTATTTTTTAAAAAAGAAATGTGGGATAGTGCGGAAAATGGTGTTAAGCATACCATTCCTTTAACTACAAACTTTAAAGTTTTCAAATATTTAAGCTTAAGTGCTAGTACCTCTTATGACGAGACTTGGGTTTTTGAAACGGTTAATAAGTATTATGATCCCGATGAAAAGAAAGTAGTAACTGAATCTGAAAAAGGTTTTGATGCATTCCGTACATACAATTTTAATACCAGTCTAGGAACTACATTATATGGAATGTTCGATTTTAGAAAAGCAGGCAAAGACCCTAAAATTCAACAGATCAGACATGTTATGCGACCATCCGTGAGCTACAATATTAATCCGTCTTTCAGTAATTATTATCAAACTTATGAGGTGGTAAGTGCAGATGGTTTAACCGTTACAGAAGAGGAATATACGCGTTTTGAAGGTGGTATTTTTGGTATTCCAAATAACCGCTATTCAAGCTCTATTGGCATGAGCTTATCCAACAATATAGAAGCCAAAGTACGAAATCGTGATTCCACAGCAACCGAAGGTAAAAAAATAAAGCTCCTTGACAACCTGAATTTTTCAACAGCTTATAATTTGGCGGGAGATTCATTAAACTGGAGTCCATTAAGAATGTCTGGAGGTACACAGATATTAAACAATAAAATGTCTATAAACTTTGGGGCCACGTTGGATCCGTATGCTTTAGATAATAACAACTCCAAAATTGATAAGTTTAATATTGATAATGGTGGCAGTTTATTTCGATTAACAAGTGCCAATATCACCATGAGTTACTCCATTTCTAGTAATGATTTTGATGGCACAGAAAACGACCGAAGTACAGCAGAAAATTTGCGTAGTGGTGGTCGTGCCGATGATTTATTTGGTCGAGCACAAGATTTTTCAGACCAGAGCTATTATGACAAAGACGATGATGATAAGGAACGAACCCCTAGCAAGTTATATACCAATAAAATTCCGTGGAATATAAGGTTAGCTTATGCTGCAAACTACACGAATACACGAAGAGAGAATGAAATATCATCACATTCACTCATGTTTTCTGGTGATGTAGAAATTGCGCCCCAATGGACTTTTGGAGCTTCATCGGGTTATGATTTTAAAAACAATGGTTTTACTTACACCCAATTACGTTTTGAGCGCGATTTATTAAGTTGGCGCATGAATTTTAGCTGGGTTCCTTTTAGTACTAGAAGTTCGTGGTATTTCTTTATTGGGATTAAATCCAATATCCTGAAAGATATTAAATATGATAAACGACGCCAGCCTGACCAACGACTATAA
- a CDS encoding (Fe-S)-binding protein gives MNYIPNILFAIALIIGIGYFAKNVKKLLRNIKLGQDVDVSDNTSQRWKNMINIALGQSKMVKRPVSGFLHVIVYVGFIIINIEVLEIIIDGLFGSHRIFSEILPTSVYGFLIGSFEILAALVFVSVIIFWLRRNVIKIQRFWKAEMTGWPKNDGNIILYIEMVLMALFLVMNATDLKFQSMESGNIISQFIAPLFNGLPEATIHAIERAAWWLHILGILGFLNYLYFSKHLHILLAFPNTYYGKVKPKGQLDNLEAVTKEVKMMMDPDADPYAAPAEEDENEVPAKFGASDVQDLNWVQLLNAYTCTECGRCTSECPANLTGKKLSPRKIMMDTRDRLEEVGKNIDANKGVFQDDGKQLLDNYITREELWACTSCNACVEACPVSIDPLSIIMDMRRYLVMEESAAPMELNNMMTNIENNAAPWPYNQMDRLNWKNE, from the coding sequence ATGAATTATATTCCAAACATACTGTTTGCCATTGCCTTAATTATTGGTATTGGCTATTTTGCTAAAAATGTCAAAAAACTACTTCGTAACATTAAACTAGGCCAAGATGTGGACGTGAGTGATAATACATCACAACGTTGGAAAAACATGATTAATATTGCTTTAGGCCAAAGTAAAATGGTGAAACGCCCCGTTTCTGGATTTCTCCATGTTATTGTTTATGTGGGTTTCATTATAATTAATATTGAAGTCTTGGAAATTATTATTGATGGTCTTTTTGGTTCACACAGAATTTTTTCTGAAATATTACCGACATCGGTGTATGGCTTCCTTATTGGATCTTTTGAAATATTAGCGGCTTTAGTATTTGTTTCTGTTATTATCTTTTGGTTGCGTAGAAATGTGATTAAAATTCAGCGTTTTTGGAAAGCGGAAATGACAGGTTGGCCAAAAAATGATGGTAATATTATTTTATATATTGAAATGGTGTTAATGGCATTATTCCTGGTAATGAACGCAACAGATCTTAAATTCCAAAGTATGGAATCGGGAAATATTATTAGCCAATTTATTGCTCCACTATTTAACGGATTACCAGAGGCAACGATTCACGCAATTGAACGCGCAGCTTGGTGGTTGCATATTTTAGGGATTTTAGGGTTCCTTAATTATTTATATTTTTCAAAACATTTACACATTCTATTAGCATTTCCTAACACTTATTATGGTAAGGTGAAGCCAAAAGGGCAGCTTGATAATTTAGAAGCTGTTACTAAAGAGGTTAAAATGATGATGGATCCCGATGCCGATCCGTATGCTGCACCAGCTGAAGAAGATGAAAATGAGGTGCCTGCAAAATTTGGTGCTAGTGATGTACAGGATTTAAATTGGGTACAATTATTAAATGCCTACACCTGTACAGAATGTGGACGTTGTACTAGTGAATGTCCTGCAAATTTAACAGGCAAGAAACTATCGCCTCGTAAAATTATGATGGATACGCGAGATAGACTGGAAGAAGTAGGTAAAAATATAGATGCTAATAAAGGTGTTTTTCAAGATGATGGAAAACAATTATTAGACAATTATATTACGCGTGAAGAATTATGGGCTTGTACTTCCTGTAATGCCTGTGTGGAAGCCTGTCCGGTAAGTATTGATCCACTATCTATTATTATGGATATGCGTCGTTATTTGGTAATGGAAGAAAGTGCAGCCCCAATGGAATTAAATAATATGATGACAAATATAGAAAATAACGCGGCACCTTGGCCTTATAACCAAATGGATCGCTTAAACTGGAAAAACGAATAG
- a CDS encoding Rid family detoxifying hydrolase, translating to MKTIINTKHAPAPIGPYNQAVLVGNMLYTSGQIAINPVTNELVLDTIELETEQVMQNMKAVLEAADMTFENVIKSTIFISDMGNFSKINAVYATYFNSDTAPARETVEVANLPKYVNVEISMMAVK from the coding sequence ATGAAAACAATTATCAACACGAAACACGCTCCTGCTCCAATTGGACCTTATAACCAAGCCGTTTTAGTAGGAAATATGCTTTATACCTCTGGACAAATTGCTATTAATCCCGTAACAAACGAATTAGTTTTGGATACTATAGAACTGGAAACAGAACAGGTTATGCAAAACATGAAGGCTGTTTTAGAAGCTGCTGACATGACTTTTGAAAACGTTATTAAATCAACCATATTTATAAGTGATATGGGTAATTTCTCAAAAATCAATGCGGTTTATGCAACATATTTTAATTCAGATACAGCACCAGCCCGTGAAACCGTAGAAGTTGCCAATTTACCAAAATATGTAAATGTGGAAATTAGTATGATGGCTGTCAAATAG
- a CDS encoding (Fe-S)-binding protein: MSEQLKVPTMAEYMAAGKQPEVLFWVGCAGSFDDRAKKITKAFVRILNKANVDFAVLGTEESCTGDPAKRSGNEFLFQMQAVTNIEVMNAYEIKKIVTTCPHCFNTMKNEYPELGGQYDVMHHTQFLKSLLEDGRLTIEGGQFKGKRITFHDPCFLGRANGVYEAPRDLIRKLDAELVEMKSCKSRGLCCGAGGAQMFKDAEKGDKEINVERTEQAMETKPEIIAAGCPFCNTMMTDGVKAKDQEANIEVMDIAELIANAEDL; this comes from the coding sequence ATGAGCGAACAACTAAAAGTGCCAACTATGGCAGAATATATGGCAGCAGGCAAACAACCAGAAGTATTGTTTTGGGTTGGTTGCGCTGGAAGTTTTGACGATAGAGCCAAGAAAATAACTAAAGCTTTTGTCCGAATTTTAAATAAAGCAAATGTCGATTTTGCTGTTCTGGGAACCGAAGAAAGTTGTACTGGCGATCCAGCAAAACGTAGTGGAAACGAATTTCTATTTCAAATGCAAGCCGTTACTAATATAGAAGTAATGAATGCTTACGAAATCAAGAAAATTGTAACCACTTGTCCGCATTGTTTCAATACCATGAAAAATGAGTATCCAGAACTTGGAGGGCAATATGACGTTATGCACCATACTCAATTTTTAAAATCCTTATTAGAAGATGGACGTTTAACTATTGAAGGTGGCCAATTTAAAGGCAAACGAATTACGTTCCATGACCCTTGCTTTCTAGGTCGCGCTAATGGTGTTTATGAAGCACCACGTGATCTAATTCGTAAATTGGATGCTGAATTAGTAGAAATGAAAAGCTGTAAAAGTCGTGGATTATGCTGTGGAGCAGGAGGTGCGCAAATGTTTAAAGATGCTGAAAAAGGCGATAAAGAAATAAACGTAGAACGTACAGAACAAGCCATGGAAACCAAACCTGAAATTATTGCTGCGGGTTGTCCATTTTGTAATACGATGATGACCGATGGTGTTAAAGCCAAAGACCAAGAAGCTAATATTGAAGTTATGGATATTGCGGAACTAATTGCTAACGCTGAAGATTTATAG
- a CDS encoding ABC transporter ATPase, with product MLVDFNTLPDESRVWIYQANRTFTEVELEEIEAKLNTFVENWTAHGSDLQAGYTIKYKRFIVLALNQNLNKATGCSIDASVHFIQGLEKEYNVDLMDKMNVSYKQGDFVAYKTLTDFRQMAKDRAVSKNTIVFNNLVNNIAEFKEYWEVPASESWHSRFVK from the coding sequence ATGCTAGTAGACTTTAATACATTACCAGACGAATCACGTGTTTGGATATACCAAGCAAATCGCACATTCACAGAGGTCGAATTGGAAGAAATTGAGGCTAAACTCAATACTTTTGTAGAAAACTGGACGGCTCACGGAAGTGATTTGCAGGCTGGTTATACCATTAAATATAAGCGATTTATTGTTTTAGCATTAAATCAAAACTTAAACAAAGCAACGGGCTGTTCTATTGATGCATCTGTTCATTTTATTCAAGGATTGGAAAAGGAATATAATGTGGATTTAATGGATAAAATGAATGTGTCTTATAAGCAAGGCGATTTTGTTGCTTATAAAACCTTAACCGATTTCCGACAAATGGCTAAAGATAGAGCTGTTTCTAAAAACACAATTGTATTTAATAACTTGGTAAATAATATTGCTGAATTTAAAGAATATTGGGAAGTTCCGGCAAGTGAAAGCTGGCATTCACGTTTTGTTAAATAA
- a CDS encoding GMP reductase: MRIEHDIKLGFKDVMIRPKRSTLKSRKDVSLVREFTFLHSKKTWTGIPIMAANMDTVGTFDMAKALYKHSLFTTIHKHYTVEEWKNFINTAPKGIENYIAVSTGTGGEDSKKLKDILNACPHLNFICIDVANGYSEHFTNFVRKTRKAHPDKVIIAGNVVTGEMVEELLLSGADIIKVGIGPGSVCTTRVKTGVGYPQLSAIIECADAAHGLGGQIISDGGCTTPGDVAKAFGAGADFVMLGGMLAGHDESGGELIERDGENYKQFYGMSSETAMDKHVGGVAEYRASEGKTVEVPYRGSVETTVFDILGGLRSTCTYVGAQRLKELTKRTTFIRVAEQENQVYTK; encoded by the coding sequence ATGCGTATAGAACACGATATAAAATTAGGTTTTAAAGACGTGATGATTCGTCCAAAACGATCGACCTTAAAAAGCAGAAAGGACGTGAGTTTAGTGCGTGAATTCACCTTTTTACACAGCAAGAAAACATGGACAGGGATTCCCATTATGGCTGCCAATATGGACACTGTTGGAACCTTTGACATGGCCAAAGCATTATATAAACACTCCTTATTTACTACCATCCATAAACATTATACGGTAGAAGAATGGAAAAACTTTATAAATACGGCGCCAAAAGGAATTGAAAATTATATTGCGGTTAGTACAGGAACGGGAGGTGAAGACTCTAAAAAGTTAAAAGACATCCTAAATGCTTGTCCACACCTCAATTTCATATGTATTGATGTTGCCAATGGTTATTCGGAACATTTTACCAATTTTGTTAGAAAAACGCGAAAAGCACACCCTGACAAAGTTATTATAGCCGGAAATGTGGTTACTGGTGAAATGGTAGAAGAATTATTATTGTCTGGAGCCGATATTATTAAGGTTGGAATTGGTCCAGGATCTGTTTGTACCACACGCGTTAAAACGGGCGTTGGCTATCCGCAATTATCCGCTATCATAGAATGTGCGGATGCTGCCCACGGACTTGGTGGACAAATAATAAGTGATGGTGGTTGTACGACACCGGGTGATGTTGCCAAAGCCTTTGGTGCTGGTGCAGATTTTGTTATGCTTGGAGGCATGTTAGCTGGGCATGATGAAAGTGGTGGTGAGTTAATAGAACGTGATGGCGAAAACTATAAACAATTTTATGGTATGAGTTCTGAAACCGCTATGGATAAACACGTTGGTGGTGTTGCTGAATACCGTGCTAGTGAAGGTAAAACGGTTGAAGTTCCGTATAGAGGCTCGGTAGAAACAACGGTATTTGATATTTTAGGTGGCTTACGAAGTACGTGCACCTATGTTGGCGCACAACGCCTAAAAGAGCTTACCAAACGAACAACCTTTATTCGTGTGGCAGAACAAGAAAATCAAGTTTATACCAAGTAA
- a CDS encoding MlaD family protein, which translates to MKLSKEVKTAILVLSGIVFLIFGINFLQGKNLLDGANTYYTEFDYNALASSSPVTIKGNSVGQIKEIKYVPETAKTRVTFTVDNDLKLSKNSKIRLYSSGLLGDNAIAIVDPNDGEIAEDGTTFPSEVEMGLVQQLTGNFSDISQDLGTTLKSADTLLIGVNDILRDDSEKGLRNAIAELNETIKSFNMLSNSVTALVQKNDENLSAVIKNFDSISGNLATFTDGLKEVDLSTTLANLDNTLANVNALLSDVEQGKGTMGKLLKDDKLYNNLEIASLQLRELLQDVKLNPKRYVNVSVFGGKNKDDYEKPESPRE; encoded by the coding sequence TTGAAACTATCTAAAGAAGTTAAAACTGCCATATTAGTCCTATCAGGAATCGTTTTTCTAATTTTTGGAATTAATTTCCTTCAGGGCAAAAACCTTTTGGATGGCGCTAATACCTACTATACAGAATTTGATTATAATGCGCTAGCATCATCTTCTCCCGTTACAATAAAAGGAAATTCGGTTGGTCAAATTAAAGAAATTAAATACGTTCCAGAAACCGCTAAAACCCGTGTTACTTTTACGGTTGATAATGATTTGAAACTTTCTAAAAATAGTAAAATCCGCTTGTATTCATCAGGTTTATTAGGCGATAATGCTATTGCAATTGTGGACCCTAATGACGGCGAAATTGCAGAAGATGGCACGACCTTCCCATCTGAAGTGGAAATGGGATTGGTCCAACAATTAACTGGTAATTTTTCAGATATAAGTCAAGATTTAGGTACAACTTTAAAATCGGCAGACACCTTGCTCATCGGTGTTAATGATATTTTAAGAGATGATTCGGAAAAAGGATTAAGAAATGCTATTGCGGAATTAAATGAAACTATTAAATCGTTTAATATGCTATCTAATTCCGTAACGGCTTTGGTGCAAAAAAACGATGAAAATTTATCGGCAGTAATAAAAAACTTCGATTCCATAAGTGGAAATCTAGCAACTTTTACAGATGGCTTAAAAGAAGTGGATCTTTCAACAACCCTTGCTAATTTAGATAACACTTTAGCAAACGTGAACGCTTTGTTGTCTGATGTGGAACAAGGAAAAGGTACAATGGGGAAATTACTTAAGGATGATAAACTTTACAATAACTTGGAAATAGCGTCTCTACAGTTAAGAGAACTGTTGCAGGATGTTAAACTTAATCCAAAACGTTACGTTAATGTATCTGTATTTGGAGGAAAAAATAAAGACGATTACGAAAAGCCTGAAAGTCCAAGAGAATAA
- a CDS encoding N-acetylmuramoyl-L-alanine amidase: MKTNTYISFLLFTLLLTVSSVNSVFSQSKSDKFVVVLDAGHGGHDPGNLGNGYKEKNIALNIVLEVGKELEKNKDIEVIYTRKTDVFLKLRERAAIANKADADLFVSVHCNAFTNSAHGTETFVLGLHANEQNFNIAKKENEVIFLEDDYEKHYEGFDPNSPESLIGLTLMQEEFLDQSIQLASYIETNFTGKLNRKSRGVKQAGFWVLHNTYMPSVLIETGFLTYKPEGAYLNSGKGQHEMSMAIKDAILHYKNNLDSNVGDSFQPEILNESIANAIKTTEIPDVYEGITFKIQIAASSRNIVTKPYNFKGLDPISKEQIGNLYKYYFGDTSDYNVAKRYKNEADAKGYNGCFIVAFKNGELIPLANVLKTSSN, translated from the coding sequence ATGAAAACGAATACCTATATATCTTTCTTATTATTTACATTGCTTTTAACAGTTTCTTCTGTTAATTCCGTCTTTTCGCAAAGCAAGTCCGATAAATTTGTAGTTGTCTTGGATGCTGGTCACGGTGGTCATGATCCCGGTAATTTAGGGAATGGTTACAAGGAAAAAAATATTGCTTTAAATATTGTTTTGGAAGTAGGTAAGGAATTAGAAAAAAATAAAGATATTGAAGTTATCTACACGCGAAAAACAGATGTCTTCCTGAAATTACGTGAACGTGCTGCCATAGCAAATAAAGCCGATGCCGATTTATTTGTGTCTGTTCATTGCAATGCTTTTACAAATAGTGCTCATGGAACGGAAACTTTTGTGTTGGGTTTACATGCCAATGAACAAAATTTTAATATTGCTAAAAAAGAAAATGAAGTTATTTTCTTGGAGGATGATTATGAGAAGCATTATGAAGGTTTCGACCCTAATTCACCAGAATCTTTAATAGGGTTAACACTTATGCAGGAGGAGTTTTTGGATCAAAGCATACAATTGGCGAGTTATATTGAAACTAATTTCACAGGAAAACTCAACCGAAAAAGTCGTGGTGTTAAACAAGCAGGATTTTGGGTATTGCATAATACGTATATGCCAAGTGTATTAATTGAAACGGGGTTTTTAACTTATAAACCAGAAGGTGCTTATCTCAATTCAGGTAAAGGACAACATGAAATGTCTATGGCTATAAAAGACGCCATTCTGCATTATAAAAACAATTTAGACAGTAATGTTGGCGATTCTTTTCAACCGGAAATATTGAATGAATCTATTGCAAATGCAATTAAAACAACAGAGATACCTGATGTTTACGAAGGCATAACATTTAAAATTCAAATTGCTGCAAGCTCGCGTAATATTGTGACTAAACCTTATAATTTTAAAGGGTTGGATCCCATATCGAAAGAACAAATAGGCAATCTTTATAAATATTATTTTGGTGATACGTCAGATTATAATGTGGCTAAGCGGTATAAAAATGAAGCGGATGCCAAGGGTTATAATGGCTGTTTTATTGTGGCTTTTAAAAACGGAGAACTCATACCTTTAGCAAATGTGCTAAAAACATCTTCTAATTAA